One genomic segment of Mycolicibacterium psychrotolerans includes these proteins:
- a CDS encoding TetR/AcrR family transcriptional regulator: protein MPVDTSPSARQRILTTAYDLFTRRGIRDVGVDEVVQKAAVAKTTLYRHFPSKDDLVIAFLAEREQQWTVEVVEKQSYLREDDPEGRLLAIFDVFDDWFAEHSDFESCSFVKVLLEMGAEGRIGEACIAHLAAIRGIVAERARLADLRDVEEFTLAFNVLMKGSIIAAAEGDRAAARRAKPMAASLIDRHRAGA from the coding sequence ATGCCCGTCGACACGTCCCCGTCAGCCCGGCAACGCATCCTCACGACGGCCTACGACCTGTTCACTCGCCGCGGGATCCGCGATGTGGGGGTGGACGAGGTCGTGCAGAAGGCAGCCGTCGCGAAAACGACGCTGTACCGGCACTTCCCGTCCAAGGACGACCTGGTGATCGCCTTCCTCGCCGAGCGTGAGCAGCAGTGGACGGTCGAGGTCGTCGAGAAGCAGTCCTACCTTCGCGAAGATGATCCCGAGGGTCGGCTGTTGGCGATCTTCGACGTGTTCGACGACTGGTTCGCCGAGCACAGCGACTTCGAGTCGTGCTCGTTCGTCAAGGTGTTACTCGAGATGGGCGCCGAGGGCCGCATCGGGGAGGCGTGTATCGCGCATCTCGCGGCCATCCGCGGAATCGTCGCCGAGCGGGCCCGGCTCGCCGATCTGCGCGACGTCGAGGAGTTCACGCTCGCGTTCAACGTCCTCATGAAGGGCAGCATCATCGCCGCCGCCGAAGGGGACCGCGCCGCGGCGCGGCGCGCGAAGCCGATGGCCGCGTCGCTGATCGACCGTCACCGCGCGGGTGCGTGA
- a CDS encoding class I SAM-dependent methyltransferase, translated as MNQTWLRVMALLYDPFLWWGEAAGMRRRRRAVLVGARGRVLEIGAGTGLNVAHYPDGVDDLILAEPEPGMRRRLARRLERHGRAARIVDAPAERLPLPDASVDTVVATLVLCTVADPERALREIARVLRPDGRVLFIEHVRARSRRLATWQDALVRPWRAFAGGCVCNRTTLETMRACGFTAETDDAAWRGMPGIVRPLVVGRARVSSHAPAR; from the coding sequence ATGAACCAAACTTGGCTACGCGTGATGGCACTGCTCTACGACCCGTTCCTGTGGTGGGGCGAGGCTGCGGGAATGCGCCGTCGGCGTCGCGCCGTGCTCGTCGGCGCGCGCGGTCGCGTCCTCGAGATCGGCGCAGGCACTGGCCTGAACGTCGCCCACTATCCCGACGGGGTCGATGACCTGATTCTGGCCGAGCCCGAGCCCGGGATGCGGCGGCGACTGGCCCGGCGGCTCGAACGGCACGGCCGCGCGGCCCGGATCGTCGACGCTCCCGCCGAACGTCTGCCCCTTCCCGACGCATCGGTGGACACCGTCGTGGCGACGCTGGTGTTGTGCACCGTCGCCGACCCCGAACGTGCCCTGCGCGAGATCGCCCGGGTGTTGCGCCCGGACGGTCGGGTGCTGTTCATCGAACACGTGCGTGCGCGTTCGCGCCGGCTCGCCACATGGCAGGACGCGCTGGTGCGGCCGTGGCGGGCGTTCGCGGGCGGATGCGTCTGCAACAGAACGACTCTGGAAACCATGCGTGCCTGCGGCTTCACGGCCGAGACCGACGACGCGGCCTGGCGGGGGATGCCGGGCATCGTGCGCCCGCTTGTCGTCGGGCGGGCCCGGGTGTCCTCTCACGCACCCGCGCGGTGA
- a CDS encoding alpha/beta fold hydrolase yields the protein MVGPPGIRFLSLGDRRLAYEVRGPADSGEPPLVAPAWWVSHLELDWQHPGVRRFWDGIAADRLLIRYDRLGAGMSDRSVNESDLTLADEVATLRVLCDELGLDLVSLMGGSSGSCTAVAFAAAYPERVDRLVLYGSYARGDDLTPPGVADAIVAAVDVHWGLGSRVLGDIFLGGADAAEHDRFARLQRESATAQTAAALLRLVYRLDVRECLAAVRAPTTVVHRREDRAVPYRLGREVATAIPGATFVPLQGTSHFPWHGDVDSVVRACRGGLAVQPPEEPSPDAGPLSLREREVLRCVARGLSDHEIAEHLVVSPHTVHRHVANIRRKLSSPSRTAAVAVAAQLGLL from the coding sequence GTGGTGGGTCCGCCCGGGATTCGGTTCCTCTCGCTCGGTGACCGTCGGCTGGCGTACGAGGTGCGCGGGCCGGCGGACAGCGGTGAGCCGCCGCTCGTCGCCCCGGCCTGGTGGGTGAGTCATCTCGAACTCGACTGGCAGCACCCCGGTGTGCGGCGGTTCTGGGACGGCATCGCCGCCGACCGCTTGTTGATCCGCTACGACCGCCTCGGTGCAGGCATGTCGGACCGCTCGGTGAACGAGTCCGACCTGACGCTCGCCGACGAGGTGGCGACGTTGCGCGTACTCTGCGACGAGCTCGGGCTGGACCTGGTGTCGTTGATGGGCGGTTCGTCGGGAAGCTGCACCGCGGTCGCCTTCGCCGCGGCGTATCCCGAGCGAGTGGACCGGCTGGTGCTCTACGGCAGCTACGCCCGCGGCGACGATCTCACCCCGCCGGGAGTGGCCGATGCGATCGTGGCGGCGGTTGACGTGCACTGGGGCCTCGGTTCGCGTGTCCTCGGTGACATCTTCCTCGGCGGTGCCGACGCCGCCGAGCACGACCGTTTCGCGCGGCTGCAGCGCGAGTCGGCCACGGCGCAGACCGCCGCAGCGCTGCTGAGGCTGGTGTACCGGCTCGACGTGCGCGAGTGCCTGGCCGCCGTCCGCGCGCCGACCACCGTGGTGCACCGTCGCGAGGACCGCGCCGTCCCCTATCGACTCGGACGCGAGGTCGCTACCGCCATACCCGGCGCGACTTTCGTTCCGCTGCAGGGCACTTCGCATTTCCCTTGGCACGGCGACGTGGACTCGGTCGTGCGCGCCTGCCGGGGCGGACTGGCAGTGCAGCCACCGGAGGAACCGTCGCCTGACGCCGGCCCGCTCTCCTTGCGCGAGCGGGAGGTTCTCCGCTGTGTAGCGCGCGGACTCAGCGACCACGAGATCGCCGAGCACCTCGTGGTCAGTCCGCACACCGTGCACCGTCACGTCGCCAACATCCGCCGCAAGCTCAGCAGCCCGTCCCGCACTGCTGCAGTGGCCGTGGCAGCTCAGCTGGGCTTGCTCTGA
- a CDS encoding MmpS family transport accessory protein produces MQRVSIARRLGRRWTLVLAVVVIAVAGFTVYRLRGIFASEDVTATASGSDSQIVPFNPKHVVLDVFGAPGTTATITYLDVHAQPQKAVDVPLPWSYDAVTTDPAVFVNVAAQANGDTIGCRITIDDAVKDENQVNTLNAYTFCLDKSG; encoded by the coding sequence ATGCAGCGGGTCTCGATTGCCCGGCGGCTCGGCCGACGCTGGACGCTCGTGCTCGCGGTCGTGGTAATCGCGGTGGCCGGGTTCACCGTGTACCGGCTGCGCGGCATCTTCGCCTCGGAGGACGTCACGGCGACCGCCAGCGGATCCGACAGCCAGATCGTCCCGTTCAACCCCAAGCACGTCGTCCTCGACGTCTTCGGCGCGCCCGGCACCACCGCGACCATCACCTACCTCGACGTCCACGCCCAGCCACAGAAGGCGGTCGACGTCCCGCTGCCCTGGTCCTATGACGCCGTCACCACCGACCCCGCCGTGTTCGTCAACGTCGCCGCCCAGGCGAACGGCGACACCATCGGCTGCCGCATCACAATCGACGACGCGGTCAAAGACGAGAATCAGGTGAACACCCTGAACGCCTACACCTTCTGCCTGGACAAGTCCGGATGA
- a CDS encoding MMPL/RND family transporter, with amino-acid sequence MSSVPALIRRFSVLIALFWLATAVVTNVFVPQLETVAESHNVSLSPKDAPSLQASKRIGKDFGEYDSDSSAMIVLEGDQPLGADAHRYYDGLVHKLEQDTTHVQHIQNFWGDPLTAAGSQSSDGKAALVQVFLAGNQGESLANESVDAVRDIVDNTPAPPGVKAYVTGPAPLITDQFEVGRQGTLKTTLITIGVIALMLLVLYRRLTTVFFVIFTVMIELTASRGVVAVLANAGIIDLSTYSTNLLTLLVIAAGTDYAIFILGRFHEARYAGQDRVEAFNTMYHGTAHIILGSGLTIAGAVLCLTFTRLPYFQSLGVPAGIGVLVAVVAALTLAPALLSIGRHFGLFEPARPMNTRTWRRVGTAIVRWPGPILVATIAIALIGLLALPNYKTNFDNRTYMPADAPANVGYAAAERHFSQARLEPELLMVEADHDLRNPTDMILLERVAKAVFHTDGIAQVQSITRPLGTPLDHTSIPFQLSASSAAQINALPFQQARTADLLKQVGVINDSINTLRQQYALQQQSAAVTDEQTQAFAQTVATAQDLRDKIANFDDFFRPIRNYFYFEPHCYDIPICWALRSLFDALDGINDLTDQLANVAGSIAKLDALQPKLLALIPPQIANQQTNRDLTMTNYATQSGINDQNSRALENSTALGAAYDASKTDDSFYLPPEAFTNPEFQRGLKLFLSPDGKAARMIITHEGDPATTEGISHIDEIRHAAVEAVKGTPLAGSRIFIAGTAATYKDIQDGAKYDLMIAGIAALCLILLVMVFITRSIVAAFVIVGTVALSLGASFGLSVLIWQDLLGIQLYWIVLALAIILLLAVGSDYNLLLIARFKEEIGAGLNTGIIRAMAGSGAVVTAAGLVFAATMASFVFADLRILGQIGTTIALGLLFDTLIVRSFMTPAVAALLGRWFWWPLRVRPRPASQMLQPYGSRAAVRQLLLWEDDDPAVRPAGK; translated from the coding sequence ATGAGCTCGGTCCCGGCCCTGATCCGCCGCTTCTCGGTGCTGATCGCGCTGTTCTGGCTCGCGACCGCCGTCGTCACCAACGTCTTCGTCCCACAGCTGGAGACCGTCGCCGAGTCGCACAACGTGTCGCTGAGCCCGAAGGATGCGCCGTCCCTGCAGGCCAGCAAGCGCATCGGCAAAGACTTCGGCGAATACGACTCCGACAGTTCGGCGATGATCGTCCTCGAGGGTGATCAACCGCTCGGCGCCGATGCGCACCGCTACTACGACGGCCTGGTGCACAAGCTCGAGCAGGACACCACACACGTCCAGCACATCCAGAACTTCTGGGGAGACCCGCTCACGGCGGCCGGCTCGCAGAGCTCCGACGGCAAGGCTGCGCTGGTGCAGGTCTTTCTGGCCGGCAACCAGGGCGAGTCGCTGGCCAACGAATCCGTCGACGCGGTGCGCGACATCGTCGACAACACCCCGGCCCCGCCGGGGGTGAAGGCCTACGTCACGGGGCCCGCCCCGCTCATCACCGATCAGTTCGAGGTGGGCCGGCAAGGCACGCTGAAGACCACGCTGATCACCATCGGCGTCATCGCGCTGATGCTGCTGGTGCTGTACCGCCGCCTCACCACGGTGTTCTTCGTGATCTTCACCGTGATGATCGAGCTGACCGCGTCACGCGGTGTGGTCGCCGTGCTGGCCAACGCCGGCATCATCGACCTGTCGACGTATTCGACGAACCTGCTGACCCTGCTGGTGATCGCGGCGGGCACCGACTACGCGATCTTCATCCTCGGCAGATTCCACGAAGCGCGCTACGCCGGACAGGACCGCGTCGAGGCCTTCAACACGATGTACCACGGCACCGCGCACATCATTCTCGGCTCGGGCCTGACGATCGCCGGTGCGGTGCTGTGCCTGACCTTCACCCGGCTGCCCTACTTCCAGAGCCTCGGGGTGCCCGCGGGCATCGGCGTGCTGGTCGCGGTGGTCGCCGCGCTGACCCTGGCCCCGGCGCTGCTGTCCATCGGCCGCCACTTCGGCCTGTTCGAACCCGCCCGGCCCATGAACACCCGGACCTGGCGGCGCGTCGGCACCGCCATCGTGCGCTGGCCCGGCCCGATCCTCGTCGCCACCATCGCAATCGCCCTGATCGGTCTGCTGGCGCTGCCCAACTACAAGACCAACTTCGACAACCGCACCTACATGCCGGCCGACGCCCCGGCCAACGTCGGATACGCCGCCGCCGAACGGCACTTCTCCCAGGCACGCCTGGAACCCGAACTGCTGATGGTCGAAGCCGACCACGACCTGCGAAACCCGACCGACATGATCCTGCTCGAACGCGTGGCCAAGGCGGTGTTCCACACCGACGGCATCGCGCAGGTGCAGTCGATCACCCGACCACTCGGCACGCCGCTGGACCACACGTCGATCCCGTTCCAGCTCAGCGCCAGCAGCGCCGCGCAGATCAACGCGCTGCCCTTCCAGCAGGCCCGCACCGCCGACCTGCTCAAGCAGGTCGGCGTGATCAACGATTCGATCAACACCCTGCGTCAGCAGTACGCACTGCAACAGCAGTCGGCCGCGGTCACCGACGAGCAGACCCAGGCCTTCGCGCAGACCGTCGCCACCGCCCAGGACCTGCGCGACAAGATCGCCAACTTCGACGACTTCTTCCGGCCGATCCGCAACTACTTCTACTTCGAGCCGCACTGCTACGACATCCCGATCTGCTGGGCGCTGCGCTCGCTGTTCGACGCGCTCGACGGGATCAACGACCTGACCGACCAGCTGGCCAACGTGGCAGGCAGCATCGCCAAACTCGATGCGCTGCAACCGAAGCTGCTTGCACTGATCCCGCCGCAGATCGCCAACCAGCAGACCAACCGCGACCTGACGATGACGAACTACGCGACGCAGTCCGGCATCAACGACCAGAACTCGCGGGCGCTGGAGAACTCGACGGCACTGGGCGCGGCGTATGACGCATCGAAGACCGACGACTCCTTCTATCTGCCACCGGAGGCCTTCACCAACCCGGAGTTCCAGCGCGGGCTCAAGCTGTTCCTGTCCCCGGACGGCAAGGCCGCGCGCATGATCATCACCCACGAGGGCGATCCGGCGACCACCGAAGGCATTTCGCACATCGACGAGATCCGGCACGCCGCGGTCGAAGCCGTCAAGGGCACCCCGCTGGCCGGCTCCCGGATCTTCATCGCCGGAACCGCGGCCACCTACAAGGACATTCAGGACGGGGCGAAGTACGACCTGATGATCGCCGGCATCGCGGCGCTGTGCCTGATCCTGCTCGTCATGGTGTTCATCACCCGCAGCATCGTCGCGGCGTTCGTCATCGTCGGCACCGTCGCGCTGTCCCTGGGCGCCTCGTTCGGGTTGTCGGTGCTGATCTGGCAGGACCTGCTCGGCATCCAGCTGTACTGGATCGTGTTGGCACTGGCCATCATTCTGCTGCTGGCGGTGGGATCGGACTACAACCTGCTGCTGATCGCCCGCTTCAAGGAGGAGATCGGGGCCGGGCTCAACACCGGCATCATCCGCGCGATGGCCGGCTCCGGCGCTGTGGTGACCGCGGCCGGTCTGGTGTTCGCTGCCACCATGGCGTCGTTCGTGTTCGCCGACCTGCGCATCCTCGGCCAGATCGGCACCACGATCGCGCTGGGTCTGCTGTTCGACACGTTGATCGTCCGGTCGTTCATGACGCCGGCCGTCGCCGCGCTTCTCGGCCGATGGTTCTGGTGGCCGCTGCGAGTGCGCCCGCGTCCGGCCAGCCAGATGCTGCAGCCCTACGGATCGCGCGCGGCGGTCCGTCAGCTGCTGCTGTGGGAGGACGACGATCCGGCGGTCAGGCCAGCGGGGAAGTGA
- a CDS encoding baeRF3 domain-containing protein, which translates to MSTVTTPPAEQTALTAQLVTELQSMRAYPSISILATTRPGPAMHGEDVSVLRSLAASAARRLAAEDSGHLDADPERLLAALNVMIGDAAGRPTGRGVALFVSASEQFRVNLPVPVVNRCVIDPTFATRDLVRAVQHTPHHAVLLLSTNEARLLHDRGGVLTPAASGGFPARRRILGARRSRADERPTDFLRRVDRALGVALRLDPMPLVLVAAEPTASRFHRLSRNTGRLAGIVKGSHLHTGADELTTLTRPVLQDYLRSRAREALDLIEQRAGSGRVLTDINSAWLAARWERPELLAVEEDYFYPARLGQDGDSLVHTDEVDRPDVIDDAVDELIEIVLGRGGWIALLPPGELPGGARLALTLHR; encoded by the coding sequence GTGTCCACTGTCACCACACCACCCGCCGAACAGACGGCTCTGACCGCGCAACTGGTCACCGAGCTCCAGTCGATGCGGGCGTATCCGAGCATCTCCATTCTGGCGACCACCCGGCCCGGCCCCGCCATGCACGGCGAGGACGTCAGCGTGCTGCGGAGTCTGGCGGCGAGCGCGGCGCGCAGGCTGGCGGCCGAGGACTCCGGTCACCTCGACGCCGACCCCGAGCGCCTGCTGGCCGCGCTCAACGTGATGATCGGTGATGCGGCAGGCAGGCCGACTGGCCGAGGCGTCGCGCTGTTCGTCAGCGCCTCCGAGCAGTTCCGCGTGAATCTTCCTGTGCCCGTGGTGAATCGGTGTGTCATCGACCCCACCTTCGCCACCCGCGACCTGGTGCGCGCTGTGCAGCACACGCCGCACCACGCGGTGCTGCTGCTGTCGACCAACGAAGCGCGGCTGCTGCACGACCGCGGCGGCGTTCTCACCCCGGCCGCATCCGGTGGGTTTCCGGCCCGTCGCCGCATCCTCGGCGCACGACGCAGCCGCGCCGACGAGCGTCCCACCGACTTCCTGCGCCGGGTCGACCGCGCGCTCGGCGTGGCCCTGCGGCTGGATCCCATGCCGCTGGTGCTGGTCGCCGCCGAACCGACCGCCTCGCGATTCCATCGACTGTCCCGCAACACCGGGCGCCTGGCCGGCATCGTCAAAGGCAGCCACTTGCACACCGGCGCCGACGAGTTGACCACACTCACCCGTCCCGTCCTGCAGGACTATCTGCGCTCCCGTGCGCGGGAGGCACTCGATCTCATCGAGCAGCGCGCCGGCAGCGGGCGGGTGCTGACCGACATCAACAGCGCCTGGCTCGCCGCGCGGTGGGAGCGGCCCGAGTTGCTCGCCGTCGAGGAGGACTACTTCTACCCCGCGCGCTTGGGGCAGGACGGCGACAGTCTCGTCCACACCGACGAGGTGGACCGCCCCGACGTCATCGACGACGCCGTCGACGAACTCATCGAGATCGTGCTCGGCCGCGGCGGCTGGATCGCCCTGCTCCCACCCGGTGAACTGCCCGGCGGGGCCCGCTTGGCGCTGACCCTGCATCGCTGA
- a CDS encoding DedA family protein, with product MATHSATELDGVAGATVELMERWGGLGAGLAIAAENLFPPVPSEVILPMAGFAARLGDLSLAEAIIGATVGSLVGAWVLYGLGAWLGHDRVRGLALRIPLVAAEDIDKTTAWFARHGTKAVFFGRMVPLFRSFISVPAGTERMNAVVFTVLTLLGSLVWNSALISAGYALGANWHAIDPYTATLQYVVLAAVAVWALRFVMTRRRRLRSATPTPRKKS from the coding sequence TTGGCGACCCACTCCGCGACGGAGCTCGACGGCGTCGCCGGCGCGACGGTGGAGCTGATGGAGCGGTGGGGCGGGCTCGGCGCCGGCCTCGCGATCGCCGCCGAGAACCTGTTCCCACCCGTGCCCAGCGAGGTCATCCTGCCGATGGCGGGATTCGCCGCGCGGCTCGGTGACCTGTCGCTGGCCGAGGCGATCATCGGCGCCACGGTGGGCTCGCTGGTCGGCGCCTGGGTGCTCTACGGGCTGGGTGCGTGGCTCGGGCACGACCGGGTGCGCGGCCTGGCGCTGCGCATCCCGCTGGTGGCGGCCGAGGACATCGACAAGACGACGGCGTGGTTCGCCCGCCACGGAACGAAGGCGGTGTTCTTCGGCAGGATGGTGCCGCTGTTCCGTAGCTTCATCTCGGTGCCCGCGGGCACCGAGAGGATGAACGCGGTGGTCTTCACCGTGCTGACCCTGCTCGGCAGCCTGGTGTGGAACAGCGCGCTCATCTCGGCCGGCTACGCCCTGGGCGCGAACTGGCACGCCATCGATCCGTACACGGCGACGCTGCAGTACGTCGTGCTGGCCGCCGTCGCGGTCTGGGCACTGCGGTTCGTCATGACTCGGCGCCGCCGGCTGCGGTCGGCGACGCCGACCCCGCGGAAGAAGTCCTGA